The Oncorhynchus nerka isolate Pitt River linkage group LG12, Oner_Uvic_2.0, whole genome shotgun sequence genome includes a region encoding these proteins:
- the LOC135574409 gene encoding endonuclease domain-containing 1 protein-like, with protein sequence MMGVLNHLSTLLLLSLLPPALSHVVVKFSDVPQCKTFFLEGTTPNLTGVLVGGTVQNQNRYKPICQLYNNIYRFATLYDTINRIPVFSAYTFTGDGGIRPSQSWMMEPQLEDIKDQRDMKKSTSTLTNARSRYQNFNQGRWRIMEGKVRDALVKNCNDTNNRTKAYVVTGAVPSKNNTLNNRVNIPYLMWTAFCCYNNTKNWTVGAYWGENTNGSGSILNLETLGKLEAKLNQSYNGTVKVFHDNCPRNITVQQVNTRTREETESECVEMS encoded by the exons ATGATGGGGGTATTGAAtcatctctccactctcctcctcctctctctccttcctcctgctctctctcatgTAGTGGTTAAGTTCAGTGATGTTCCACAGTGCAAGACGTTCTTCCTGGAGGGGACAACTCCAAATCTCACAGGTGTTTTGGTTGGTGGGACGGTCCAGAACCAGAACCGCTACAAGCCGATCTGCCAGTTGTACAACAACATCTACAGGTTTGCAACTCTCTACGACACGATCAACAGGATCCCTGTGTTCTCAGCCTACACCTTCACTGGTGATGGGGGAATCAGACCAAGTCAGTCCTGGATGATGGAGCCTCAG CTTGAAGATATAAAGGACCAAAGAGACATGAAG AAGTCCACTTCCACCCTGACAAACGCCCGTTCCCGGTACCAAAACTTCAACCAAGGCAGATGGAGGATAATGGAGGGCAAAGTCAGAGATGCTCTTGTGAAGAACTGTAACGATACCAACAACAGGACAAAAGCCTATGTGGTGACTGGAGCCGTGCCCAGTAAGAATAACACACTGAACAACAGAGTGAACATCCCGTATCTCATGTGGACAGCCTTCTGCTGTTACAACAACACGAAGAACTGGACGGTCGGAGCATACTGGGGGGAGAACACAAACGGCAGTGGGAGCATATTGAACCTGGAAACCTTGGGAAAACTCGAAGCCAAGTTGAATCAAAGCTACAATGGTACTGTCAAGGTGTTTCACGATAATTGTCCAAGAAACATTACAGTACAACAGGTTAATACGAGGACCAGGGAAGAGACGGAGAGTGAATGTGTTGAAATGTCATGA